A single genomic interval of Prunus dulcis chromosome 5, ALMONDv2, whole genome shotgun sequence harbors:
- the LOC117626886 gene encoding uncharacterized protein LOC117626886 isoform X2, with product MVGFMCNIDEEKEESEEQAGGKGENGDSWAASALHAQHRRSKSASDRNLNVPRSRVSAKKDQNETQVSSPSTSASRGQSPWHDNPVYINKNMPSNHRASLEKDIEQLQLRLQQEKSMRNMLERAMGRASSTLSPGHRHFSVQTKELISEIELLEEEVANREQRVLSLYRSIFEQCISRPPSEQNSVVASPAHMKNGSRKHPSIISSAFCSSKKFPFRHLRALVAIDDSGKRTLKTRHTTQSSDKSDIDFAKTCSNLAKVCERVPALEKTSMLRTLKDHLHQCPSKLSEEMVRCMAVVYCWLCNAASVNIEKNKSPLLSRSSTNVIQPRHGAGDAPDWSGKSMVEITWISTDKSKLPHASFAINNYRILVEQLERVNVTLMELNAQVAFWINTYNALVMHAHLAYGIPHSSIRKLALFHKWLETLLSTAWRKKFGEDRQLRNSKLGLPVSEPLVCFALCTGAFSDPALKVYTASNVRDELEEAKKEFIKANVVVKKSRKVFLPKILERFAREASFGSDDLLKWVTENADKKLNDSIHKCIDRKSSKKASQIIEWLPYNSRFRYVFSKELSEKPWWL from the exons ATGGTTGGTTTTATGTGTAACatagatgaagaaaaagaagaatctGAAGAACAAGCAGGTGGGAAGGGAGAGAATGGAGATTCTTGGGCAGCCTCAGCTCTTCATGCCCAGCACAGGCGTTCTAAGAG TGCTTCTGACAGGAACTTAAATGTTCCAAGAAGTCGAGTTTCTGCGAAGAAGGACCAAAATGAAACGCAG GTGTCATCACCTTCAACAAGTGCGTCTAGGGGACAAAGTCCTTGGCATGACAATCCTGTTTATATTAACAAGAATATGCCATCAAACCACAGAGCCTCTTTGGAAAAAGAT ATCGAACAGCTGCAGTTGCGTTTGCAGCAAGAGAAATCGATGCGCAATATGCTCGAGAGGGCAATGGGACGAGCATCAAGTACTCTATCACCTGGACATAGGCATTTCTCTGTCCAG aCAAAGGAATTGatttctgaaattgaattacttgaagaagaagttgcAAACCGCGAGCAGcgtgttctctctctctataggAGTATTTTTGAGCAATGCATTAGCAGGCCACCTTCAGAGCAGAACTCAGTTGTGGCTTCCCCTGCCCATATGAAGAATGGATCCAGGAAACATCCGAGTATCATTTCAAGTGCATTTTGTTCCTCAAAAAAGTTTCCTTTCAGACATTTGCGAGCTCTAGttgctattgatgactcaggAAAAAGAACTTTAAAGACTAGGCATACTACACAATCCAGTGACAAAAGTGACATCGATTTTGCAAAGACTTGTTCAAACCTAGCAAAG GTTTGTGAAAGGGTTCCAGCCCTGGAGAAAACTTCTATGCTGCGAACTCTGAAAGATCATCTTCACCAGTGCCCTAGTAAGTTATCTGAGGAAATGGTCAGGTGCATGGCTGTTGTTTATTGTTGGCTGTGCAATGCAGCGTCTGTGAAcatcgaaaaaaataaatcaccTTTGTTGTCGAGGTCATCAACTAATGTTATACAACCTCGACATGGTGCTGGAGATGCCCCAGATTGGTCTGGAAAATCAATGGTAGAAATAACTTGGATATCTACTGAtaagagcaagcttcctcatGCTTCTTTTGCCATCAATAACTACAG AATCTTGGTTGAACAACTGGAGAGGGTGAATGTCACTCTGATGGAATTGAATGCCCAAGTTGCATTTTGGATCAACACGTACAATGCTCTTGTTATGCAT GCACATTTAGCATATGGAATTCCCCACAGCTCCATAAGAAAGCTGGCTCTGTTCCACAAG TGGCTTGAAACCCTCCTTTCAACTGCCTGGAGGAAAAAATTTGGTGAAGACAGACAACTTCGCAATTCCAAATTGGGTCTTCCAGTTTCTGAACCCCTTGTTTGCTTTGCTCTTTGTACTGGAGCCTTTTCTGATCCTGCG CTAAAAGTATACACAGCCTCAAATGTTAGAGATGAACTTGAAGAGGCAAAGAAGGAGTTTATTAAAGCAAATGTAGTGGTAAAGAAGTCAAGGAAAGTTTTTCTGCCAAAGATACTTGAAAGGTTTGCAAGAGAAGCGTCTTTTGGCTCCGACGATCTTCTCAAATGGGTCACTGAGAATGCTGATAAGAAGCTTAATGATTCAATACATAAATGCATTGACCGTAAATCCAGCAAGAAGGCATCTCAGATCATAGAGTGGTTGCCATACAATTCAAGGTTCCGGTATGTATTCTCAAAGGAACTATCCGAGAAGCCATGGTGGTTGTGA
- the LOC117626886 gene encoding uncharacterized protein LOC117626886 isoform X3 gives MVGFMCNIDEEKEESEEQAGGKGENGDSWAASALHAQHRRSKSASDRNLNVPRSRVSAKKDQNETQVSSPSTSASRGQSPWHDNPVYINKNMPSNHRASLEKDTKELISEIELLEEEVANREQRVLSLYRSIFEQCISRPPSEQNSVVASPAHMKNGSRKHPSIISSAFCSSKKFPFRHLRALVAIDDSGKRTLKTRHTTQSSDKSDIDFAKTCSNLAKVCERVPALEKTSMLRTLKDHLHQCPSKLSEEMVRCMAVVYCWLCNAASVNIEKNKSPLLSRSSTNVIQPRHGAGDAPDWSGKSMVEITWISTDKSKLPHASFAINNYRILVEQLERVNVTLMELNAQVAFWINTYNALVMHAHLAYGIPHSSIRKLALFHKAAYNIGGQVISANAIEQSIFGFQTPRIGRWLETLLSTAWRKKFGEDRQLRNSKLGLPVSEPLVCFALCTGAFSDPALKVYTASNVRDELEEAKKEFIKANVVVKKSRKVFLPKILERFAREASFGSDDLLKWVTENADKKLNDSIHKCIDRKSSKKASQIIEWLPYNSRFRYVFSKELSEKPWWL, from the exons ATGGTTGGTTTTATGTGTAACatagatgaagaaaaagaagaatctGAAGAACAAGCAGGTGGGAAGGGAGAGAATGGAGATTCTTGGGCAGCCTCAGCTCTTCATGCCCAGCACAGGCGTTCTAAGAG TGCTTCTGACAGGAACTTAAATGTTCCAAGAAGTCGAGTTTCTGCGAAGAAGGACCAAAATGAAACGCAG GTGTCATCACCTTCAACAAGTGCGTCTAGGGGACAAAGTCCTTGGCATGACAATCCTGTTTATATTAACAAGAATATGCCATCAAACCACAGAGCCTCTTTGGAAAAAGAT aCAAAGGAATTGatttctgaaattgaattacttgaagaagaagttgcAAACCGCGAGCAGcgtgttctctctctctataggAGTATTTTTGAGCAATGCATTAGCAGGCCACCTTCAGAGCAGAACTCAGTTGTGGCTTCCCCTGCCCATATGAAGAATGGATCCAGGAAACATCCGAGTATCATTTCAAGTGCATTTTGTTCCTCAAAAAAGTTTCCTTTCAGACATTTGCGAGCTCTAGttgctattgatgactcaggAAAAAGAACTTTAAAGACTAGGCATACTACACAATCCAGTGACAAAAGTGACATCGATTTTGCAAAGACTTGTTCAAACCTAGCAAAG GTTTGTGAAAGGGTTCCAGCCCTGGAGAAAACTTCTATGCTGCGAACTCTGAAAGATCATCTTCACCAGTGCCCTAGTAAGTTATCTGAGGAAATGGTCAGGTGCATGGCTGTTGTTTATTGTTGGCTGTGCAATGCAGCGTCTGTGAAcatcgaaaaaaataaatcaccTTTGTTGTCGAGGTCATCAACTAATGTTATACAACCTCGACATGGTGCTGGAGATGCCCCAGATTGGTCTGGAAAATCAATGGTAGAAATAACTTGGATATCTACTGAtaagagcaagcttcctcatGCTTCTTTTGCCATCAATAACTACAG AATCTTGGTTGAACAACTGGAGAGGGTGAATGTCACTCTGATGGAATTGAATGCCCAAGTTGCATTTTGGATCAACACGTACAATGCTCTTGTTATGCAT GCACATTTAGCATATGGAATTCCCCACAGCTCCATAAGAAAGCTGGCTCTGTTCCACAAG GCTGCTTACAATATTGGGGGCCAAGTTATCAGTGCAAATGCCATAGAGCAATCCATATTTGGCTTCCAAACACCCCGAATTGGACGG TGGCTTGAAACCCTCCTTTCAACTGCCTGGAGGAAAAAATTTGGTGAAGACAGACAACTTCGCAATTCCAAATTGGGTCTTCCAGTTTCTGAACCCCTTGTTTGCTTTGCTCTTTGTACTGGAGCCTTTTCTGATCCTGCG CTAAAAGTATACACAGCCTCAAATGTTAGAGATGAACTTGAAGAGGCAAAGAAGGAGTTTATTAAAGCAAATGTAGTGGTAAAGAAGTCAAGGAAAGTTTTTCTGCCAAAGATACTTGAAAGGTTTGCAAGAGAAGCGTCTTTTGGCTCCGACGATCTTCTCAAATGGGTCACTGAGAATGCTGATAAGAAGCTTAATGATTCAATACATAAATGCATTGACCGTAAATCCAGCAAGAAGGCATCTCAGATCATAGAGTGGTTGCCATACAATTCAAGGTTCCGGTATGTATTCTCAAAGGAACTATCCGAGAAGCCATGGTGGTTGTGA
- the LOC117628931 gene encoding glycine-rich protein 5-like gives MALLDCLDIRRTSSPYRNLKDLASVVARNIVSVRYDEEGKNLAFGKGGGFGSEGGDFGGGVGSGLGSGIGKSGRVRSGGAGGGFGKGRRILKGGGGGGRGGGAGRGGGRAGGGKHGEFHGGVHGGAGGRVHSNAGGGFGKGALQQTMLLMAFYCTFIIFL, from the exons ATGGCTTTGCTTGATTGCTTAGACATTAGGCGGACGTCAAGCCCATACAGGAATTTGAAGGACCTag CGAGTGTGGTTGCAAGGAATATAGTGAGTGTGCGGTATGACGAGGAGGGAAAGAACTTAGCTTTTGGGAAGGGAGGGGGATTTGGCAGTGAAGGTGGTGATTTTGGAGGCGGTGTTGGTAGTGGTCTTGGTAGTGGCATTGGTAAAAGTGGTAGGGTACGCAGTGGTGGAGCTGGTGGTGGCTTTGGAAAAGGACGACGCATTCTCAAGGGGGGTGGGGGTGGTGGTCGTGGTGGGGGTGCGGGTCGTGGGGGAGGAAGAGCTGGTGGTGGCAAGCATGGTGAATTCCATGGTGGTGTACATGGTGGAGCTGGGGGTAGAGTTCACAGCAATGCTGGTGGTGGATTTGGAAAAGGTGCACTACAACAGACAATGTTATTAATGGCATTTTACTGCACTTTTATCATATTCCTATAA
- the LOC117626886 gene encoding uncharacterized protein LOC117626886 isoform X1, with amino-acid sequence MVGFMCNIDEEKEESEEQAGGKGENGDSWAASALHAQHRRSKSASDRNLNVPRSRVSAKKDQNETQVSSPSTSASRGQSPWHDNPVYINKNMPSNHRASLEKDIEQLQLRLQQEKSMRNMLERAMGRASSTLSPGHRHFSVQTKELISEIELLEEEVANREQRVLSLYRSIFEQCISRPPSEQNSVVASPAHMKNGSRKHPSIISSAFCSSKKFPFRHLRALVAIDDSGKRTLKTRHTTQSSDKSDIDFAKTCSNLAKVCERVPALEKTSMLRTLKDHLHQCPSKLSEEMVRCMAVVYCWLCNAASVNIEKNKSPLLSRSSTNVIQPRHGAGDAPDWSGKSMVEITWISTDKSKLPHASFAINNYRILVEQLERVNVTLMELNAQVAFWINTYNALVMHAHLAYGIPHSSIRKLALFHKAAYNIGGQVISANAIEQSIFGFQTPRIGRWLETLLSTAWRKKFGEDRQLRNSKLGLPVSEPLVCFALCTGAFSDPALKVYTASNVRDELEEAKKEFIKANVVVKKSRKVFLPKILERFAREASFGSDDLLKWVTENADKKLNDSIHKCIDRKSSKKASQIIEWLPYNSRFRYVFSKELSEKPWWL; translated from the exons ATGGTTGGTTTTATGTGTAACatagatgaagaaaaagaagaatctGAAGAACAAGCAGGTGGGAAGGGAGAGAATGGAGATTCTTGGGCAGCCTCAGCTCTTCATGCCCAGCACAGGCGTTCTAAGAG TGCTTCTGACAGGAACTTAAATGTTCCAAGAAGTCGAGTTTCTGCGAAGAAGGACCAAAATGAAACGCAG GTGTCATCACCTTCAACAAGTGCGTCTAGGGGACAAAGTCCTTGGCATGACAATCCTGTTTATATTAACAAGAATATGCCATCAAACCACAGAGCCTCTTTGGAAAAAGAT ATCGAACAGCTGCAGTTGCGTTTGCAGCAAGAGAAATCGATGCGCAATATGCTCGAGAGGGCAATGGGACGAGCATCAAGTACTCTATCACCTGGACATAGGCATTTCTCTGTCCAG aCAAAGGAATTGatttctgaaattgaattacttgaagaagaagttgcAAACCGCGAGCAGcgtgttctctctctctataggAGTATTTTTGAGCAATGCATTAGCAGGCCACCTTCAGAGCAGAACTCAGTTGTGGCTTCCCCTGCCCATATGAAGAATGGATCCAGGAAACATCCGAGTATCATTTCAAGTGCATTTTGTTCCTCAAAAAAGTTTCCTTTCAGACATTTGCGAGCTCTAGttgctattgatgactcaggAAAAAGAACTTTAAAGACTAGGCATACTACACAATCCAGTGACAAAAGTGACATCGATTTTGCAAAGACTTGTTCAAACCTAGCAAAG GTTTGTGAAAGGGTTCCAGCCCTGGAGAAAACTTCTATGCTGCGAACTCTGAAAGATCATCTTCACCAGTGCCCTAGTAAGTTATCTGAGGAAATGGTCAGGTGCATGGCTGTTGTTTATTGTTGGCTGTGCAATGCAGCGTCTGTGAAcatcgaaaaaaataaatcaccTTTGTTGTCGAGGTCATCAACTAATGTTATACAACCTCGACATGGTGCTGGAGATGCCCCAGATTGGTCTGGAAAATCAATGGTAGAAATAACTTGGATATCTACTGAtaagagcaagcttcctcatGCTTCTTTTGCCATCAATAACTACAG AATCTTGGTTGAACAACTGGAGAGGGTGAATGTCACTCTGATGGAATTGAATGCCCAAGTTGCATTTTGGATCAACACGTACAATGCTCTTGTTATGCAT GCACATTTAGCATATGGAATTCCCCACAGCTCCATAAGAAAGCTGGCTCTGTTCCACAAG GCTGCTTACAATATTGGGGGCCAAGTTATCAGTGCAAATGCCATAGAGCAATCCATATTTGGCTTCCAAACACCCCGAATTGGACGG TGGCTTGAAACCCTCCTTTCAACTGCCTGGAGGAAAAAATTTGGTGAAGACAGACAACTTCGCAATTCCAAATTGGGTCTTCCAGTTTCTGAACCCCTTGTTTGCTTTGCTCTTTGTACTGGAGCCTTTTCTGATCCTGCG CTAAAAGTATACACAGCCTCAAATGTTAGAGATGAACTTGAAGAGGCAAAGAAGGAGTTTATTAAAGCAAATGTAGTGGTAAAGAAGTCAAGGAAAGTTTTTCTGCCAAAGATACTTGAAAGGTTTGCAAGAGAAGCGTCTTTTGGCTCCGACGATCTTCTCAAATGGGTCACTGAGAATGCTGATAAGAAGCTTAATGATTCAATACATAAATGCATTGACCGTAAATCCAGCAAGAAGGCATCTCAGATCATAGAGTGGTTGCCATACAATTCAAGGTTCCGGTATGTATTCTCAAAGGAACTATCCGAGAAGCCATGGTGGTTGTGA